One stretch of Emys orbicularis isolate rEmyOrb1 chromosome 7, rEmyOrb1.hap1, whole genome shotgun sequence DNA includes these proteins:
- the OTUB1 gene encoding ubiquitin thioesterase OTUB1 isoform X1 has protein sequence MAAEEPLQKPEPLGGDTDGVNCLAYDEAIMAQQDRIQQEIAVQNPLVSDRLELSVLYKEYAEDDHIYQQKIKDLLKKYSYIRKTRPDGNCFYRAFGFSHLEALLEDSKELQRFKEISAKSKEDLVSQGFTEFTIEDFHNTFMDLIEQVEKQITVSELLASFNDQSTSDYLVVYLRLLTSGYLQRESKFFEHFIEGGRSIKEFCQQEVEPMCKESDHIHIIALAQALNVSILVEYMDRGEGGGTNPHVFPEGSEPKVYLLYRPGHYDILYK, from the exons GAGTTAACTGTCTGGCGTACGACGAAGCCATCATGGCTCAGCAGGATCGCATCCAGCAGGAG ATCGCCGTCCAGAACCCCCTGGTGTCGGACAGACTGGAACTGTCAGTTCTGTACAAGGAATACGCGGAGGACGATCACATCTATCAACAGAAGATCAAG GACCTGCTCAAAAAGTACTCGTACATCCGGAAGACGCGGCCCGATGGCAACTGCTTCTACCGGGCATTTGGCTTCTCGCATCTGGAGGCCCTACTGGAGGACAGCAAGGAGCTGCAACG GTTCAAGGAGATCTCTGCCAAAAGCAAGGAGGACCTGGTGTCCCAGGGCTTCACAGAGTTCACAATCGAGGATTTCCATAACACG TTCATGGACCTGATAGAGCAAGTGGAAAAGCAGATCACGGTCTCCGAGCTCCTGGCCTCCTTCAACGACCAGAGCACCTCCGACTATCTGGTGGTGTACCTGAGACTGCTGACCTCCGGCTACCTACAGCGCGAGAGCAAGTTCTTCGAGCACTTCATCGAGGGAGGCCGCAGCATCAAGGAGttctgccagcag GAGGTGGAACCCATGTGCAAAGAGAGCGACCACATCCACATCATCGCCCTGGCTCAGGCCCTGAACGTGTCTATCCTGGTGGAGTACATGGACCGGGGCGAGGGTGGAGGCACTAACCCCCATGTCTTCCCAGAGGGCTCGGAGCCCAAGGTGTATCTACTGTACAGACCGGGACACTACGACATCCTGTATAAATAG
- the OTUB1 gene encoding ubiquitin thioesterase OTUB1 isoform X2, translated as MAQQDRIQQEIAVQNPLVSDRLELSVLYKEYAEDDHIYQQKIKDLLKKYSYIRKTRPDGNCFYRAFGFSHLEALLEDSKELQRFKEISAKSKEDLVSQGFTEFTIEDFHNTFMDLIEQVEKQITVSELLASFNDQSTSDYLVVYLRLLTSGYLQRESKFFEHFIEGGRSIKEFCQQEVEPMCKESDHIHIIALAQALNVSILVEYMDRGEGGGTNPHVFPEGSEPKVYLLYRPGHYDILYK; from the exons ATGGCTCAGCAGGATCGCATCCAGCAGGAG ATCGCCGTCCAGAACCCCCTGGTGTCGGACAGACTGGAACTGTCAGTTCTGTACAAGGAATACGCGGAGGACGATCACATCTATCAACAGAAGATCAAG GACCTGCTCAAAAAGTACTCGTACATCCGGAAGACGCGGCCCGATGGCAACTGCTTCTACCGGGCATTTGGCTTCTCGCATCTGGAGGCCCTACTGGAGGACAGCAAGGAGCTGCAACG GTTCAAGGAGATCTCTGCCAAAAGCAAGGAGGACCTGGTGTCCCAGGGCTTCACAGAGTTCACAATCGAGGATTTCCATAACACG TTCATGGACCTGATAGAGCAAGTGGAAAAGCAGATCACGGTCTCCGAGCTCCTGGCCTCCTTCAACGACCAGAGCACCTCCGACTATCTGGTGGTGTACCTGAGACTGCTGACCTCCGGCTACCTACAGCGCGAGAGCAAGTTCTTCGAGCACTTCATCGAGGGAGGCCGCAGCATCAAGGAGttctgccagcag GAGGTGGAACCCATGTGCAAAGAGAGCGACCACATCCACATCATCGCCCTGGCTCAGGCCCTGAACGTGTCTATCCTGGTGGAGTACATGGACCGGGGCGAGGGTGGAGGCACTAACCCCCATGTCTTCCCAGAGGGCTCGGAGCCCAAGGTGTATCTACTGTACAGACCGGGACACTACGACATCCTGTATAAATAG